The window CAGCATCAGCACCTGTAATATCATCATCCCATATAACCTGACTACTTTGTCGCAAGGTGCTTGATTTACCAACTCTGACATCATCCGCAAAGTTAGTGCAACGAGCAACAGTATTTCGCCGCACTAAAAGCGGCATTTGTTTCATTCCTCGATGACTGAATTTTCGAACCATCTTTTGTACTACTCCAGCCTTCTGCACTTCTTGGCAAACTGCATCATCATCCTCAAGTTTCAATTTACAATCATTTTCAGcattttcttcatgttcttcctccATGACTGACTCTAACACAATGCTGTGCTCTCCATCATTATTTACACCAGCAGCAGTCTCTCCCTCTATATGTTTTCCGTGAAAGCCTTGGATGTCTCGAACACCTTCTTCCGAGAAGCAACCATCCCtgctaggggggagggaaggtctgCCATGGTCTGTGCTGGTGGCCCCGTTCCCCCCAGAGAGGGGCCAACCGCTAAAAAAGACGAGAAGCCAGACAAACGAGGGCAACTCGGAGAACGCATCAACTCTGCAAAAATTGGGAAACCATTAGTGTTGAAGATTTATCACAAAAATGGCAATATGGAAAATGGGAAAATTTTCTATAAATCAAGGGTAAAATAAGTTAATCATGAAACACTATTGTTGCTTAGATCTTTTCTTCTAATACTCTGAAATTTTGATGACCCTTCTGCCTCtggttacaataaaaaaataccaaaattttatttcatatttgatGATACATTGTGtcccaaaataaagaaaaagattaattgaaaaatataaaataatgccaAAATAAAGTCATTTTCTAAAATATGTGACCTGTTATCATAATAAAGAGCACCCAATAGATGTTTCTTCCAACTACTAGCAAGGACTAAGTAACTACGAAAAGCCATTATGAAGGTGAAAAagtcccttcccttctctgctcTATTCAAAAGCACTAATGGATCAAGCTGTTTGCAAGTAAAGGCAAAGCACTCACTTCAGCTTTATTATGAACAATTAAGCTAGTATAGCATTTGGGAATTAGgtgtttgctctttttttttaatgaagaaataataatatataaatatacacacacatataactgccCATATATCTCTGCCTTGCATACATCTAAGCATGCACAcaatgcaacacacacacgcatacacacaagataaaaaaaggaaatttcaaTTTAATGTGACCGTACTTCAATATGAAATATTTTCCCAGATTTCAATAGCTAATAGAAATATAGCCTTTCTAGTATTCAATGTATTTTTCATGTATAGCAATTAAATGATTTACATTAGCCCTAACAGCAGGGAAGGTTGTGAGGACATCAAGTGTCTCATTATGGAAAGTAACTTGTAAGCAATTTCAAACATATAAATACTGTGATTCTCTAATGTATATTATAAAGCATTAACTCATCTGTAACAGAAACTTCCACAAATGAACATACTGGGTGATGAAGGACTAATTCCTCACAAATGTTTTACATATTACAAATTTTCAGGCCTCAACGATACAATAAAGATACAAGAACTTTAAAACTgaccttttctttctcacttcttcaGAATGGACTGAAGACTAAGGACTTTCTgtctattatcttttcttttagcaTGGAAAACATTGTTCTGATCCTCACTCCTTCCAACACATCATCTCTCATATCTTAACATGCACTCAGCATGTGTTAAAGTCAGTAAAGACAGCAACCTCTCAGTCTCCTGGTAGTTATGCTGATTTCCACAAGCTCAAAACACAATGGACTCCATCAAAATTTAAGGAAAAAATACAGCTTTCCGTAAAATCCTGTGAATTTTTCGTCCTACAAAATACATTCACCTCCAGTTCATGCATAGATTTCACATATAACAAAGGCAAATTTCATGAGATCAAAGATAACTGGCCTTCTGAGAAAACTACTGACAAAGACCTGTTTCACTTCACACACTTCTGGAAAAATTGCAGGTAGATTCACACAACTCTGCCTCACATTTACTGCACTCTGAAAACATATGTACTATTCCATGAACTTACTGTTCCATCTATATCTCCTTCAAGCATTAATACTATATTCTAATTTCCATCATGTCTAACAAggttcctcctacctttcccccgTGCCGAGCTCAAACTCGCCCCTCTTCGCAATGGAGACTTTGTGTCTGTGTCGTTCCCTGTATTGGTGTCACTGCGCTGCTCTGTGAAGGTTAGAAAGCTGAGGTAATCTTAGGTTATAAGAGCACTTGGAGTTTCAGCAATGAAGGGGTCGTGTGTACTTTTTATATTAAaagattaaaaatgaaaaaattgcAGGCAGAGGGTAATTGTTTGGTCAATTTTGTTAAGAAATTAATtctgaaaattatttttattctaagacttttgaaaatgtatttttgtgtctaCTGTTAATTTCAAAGCAAAAAGTAAAATTCTTTCACAAAGTATTGGTGATTTTCTTGACTACTAATCAGAAGCACACAGATTAAACTATTCATGCAATACAAATTAATGCCAGAATATTGCATGTTATACAAGCAAGATGGATAACCACACAACTACATTAATAAGCAAAAGAGAAGCAAGCAGATCAAGCAGATTCAATCTCCAACAtccaaataaaatatatgaagcaGAAAAGGCATGGGGAGGTTAAGAATAACATAAGCCTTGGATAAATTAACTACGAAACACTGATCAAGTTTGCAACCAAATGCCAGCCTATTGAGTGAGTACTGAAGAAGAGATGCAAAAACCCAGTTTCAAAACtgcattcataaaaaataaacagacttgAGATGGCATATACTCTTAAACTTGGCATATTACTATGAATACAGTTTTGAAAATAATGAACCCAATTTAAGGTTTTTCCATTGGTCTATATGTTGACACCCAACCAACAACTCAAGTCActtatatacactgaaaaaaaaatcctcctcctgctttccagTGCATGCATACCATACTGGCATACAACTTTTGTTCTGCTGACTGTAACCCTTTCCATGCTGACCAGCACAGCATGCCTGGCCGCAGTAGTAGTGTGGGCTCATTACCTTGCATGTTGGCGGCTGTGAGGATGATATGCTCTAGTTTTTCCCTAAGAGCTGTTACTTCATCTGTCCTCAACTGTCGTTCGGCCTTGAGGAAGTGGCCCAGCTGCCGGCATAGCTCTCCCAGGTCGGCCTCGTGCTGCGGCAACACTCATCAACTCACTACATAAAGGCTCTCACTCTACTTTCACAACATACACAAGTCATTCTCAGGATGGATCACCACACCCTATCAGACTCATCACTCATGCAAGTAAACtaattattcattaaaaaaaatactactcACATGCATCATTTGGTaagttgatattaataaaaaataaaaagactaaaCAAGACAATATTTCTGAAATAAGGgctatatgaaaagagaaaaaacataaattcTATCACATAACTTCTGGAAAAAGCAGCTTGGGTATGAGCCATTCCACAGCTAGCATAATAAGGAAAACATGGCTGCAAGTCACTAGGACACTAAACAAAACAAGGAACAGTTACTATGGCTAGGGGACATTCAACATCACATGTACCAGTATAAAGCACACTCTGTACTACCAACATTCAGCTAGCAATCTAGTTTTTTAAAATTATGTTTGAGATGTAAAACAAAGACCATTTCTTAAATGCAGAAAGTGAGGTGACATAAGTTTTGATATGACTAAAGCGCTTCCCATGTCAATTAGATGACACTGAAACCTACATTATCTCAAGACTAGCTTTCTAGTCAACATtccataaaataaattaatatttacatttgaTCCCATGGAGTTCATGAGGAACTCACTCTTGTGACctcttattgatgataatggtgataattgtgatgaagTTAACAATACCAAAACATAACTTTGTCCCACACTATATGCCACATTACGAGACAAAACCAAGTATTCTATTATATAAACCCATTCATGATCCTAAAGTTTGCATAAAAACATTAGCACACCTGATCAGCAAGGTTATACTAGGGCGGGTGGTTAATGGTACTAATATATTGTCAAAAGAGTTGAAGAAACGTTGAAGAGACCATCTCAAAagtgaaaaaatacaataaaatatccAACAGCTTCAGCATAAATCCTTCCGAAATAGTACAAAGTCTTATTAACTATCAACAAAATTGCTGAAATGTGTAATAACCCTAAGAATTGTTATAATGAATTTCACAAATAATTTCTAATTACCTTTACATAGCTAACTTTATTCATAATTCTTCACCAATATATTGCCTGTGAAACTATTAAACACATCCTaagattaacccattggatccagatgcttcactgccattATGTGGCCCAAAATACGAGCATTAGACTTATGTGAGCGGACACTCTGACAAGTATGCAGGGTGCAAACAAACACTTGTGTGACAACACTCCAAACCACCCCTTTGgaatttttactctttttcagcacaagtattttctttttctttttttttggggggggccattttccaatgtctatatttgtcattttatttactttatctagATGGTAATAAAATGTTTTACTTGCACAGACACCATATCATCTCTCAAGGTAGTCTACAATTCAGTGCAATAATAgagcaataagtaacattttgttatttgtgtattcttttaatttttcatattaattttctgtaatacaacctgggCTGCCAGTCACAGcggccaggaataggatcctgagcatggaaatagcgtCCTCTCTGCAGCCAGCGctcttccagccatggctcaCGGACATTACAGTCCACACTTATTTATCAatgtaaataatgcaaaagcccctttctaaatgccaaatgagtctaatcatcctccaagagctttgtacaCTCAAGGCAAGTCTTTCCTATCACCCAGCCTTCAACAGAAATGTGATAGCAAGTTTGCGTCACCCCAGCACACAGTTAAATTTccccatgacagcatgttcatgtCATCTGCCCTCAAGCCAAAttatttcatgacatgatggtcacgtcATCCAGATCATAGATGGTTAGGTAGCTCAGTCCTATAATTCTAAATTTCTAAATTTCTAAATTCTGATGTTTGTGATGTCACCTCACTTTTGCCTGGCCTTCATCAACCATCACTTACTGAATGTGCCTGTTGCAGTTGTTGAGTCAGCCGTGCAATCTCCTCATTGCATAAGGCTAACTCACTTTCCCGCAATCGCAGTTGTGTGCTCAGGTCACGACCACAGTCATCCTATAAACATTTGTGGATATAAGACAATTTGAAAATATTTGGCAACTCTTATAAAAGAACATACAGGAAATCAGTTCACACTCCAACACATgacagaaaataatacaaataaatatcacAAGTATAAAATATTGAAATACACTTGAAATTGTTGTGGTCTTCGACAAAGCATCAAAGAACTTGAACGAGGTTTCCCCTTGTTCACTTATCCAGCATATGTTTGATCTTTTTAGAGCCTAACTTTGACTGCCAAATACACCTATGATTCTGAACACTAACCTTTGCTTGCAGCTGTGAAACCTGTGCAGTTAGGTGGACTTTCAGCTGCTTGTTCCTTGCCTCCAACTCTAGCACCTGCTTACTGGTATCAGAAAGTTGCTTGCTCAGTGAGTCCACCTTCTCCTCTAAGGCAGCTGACTCCAGGCATTTAATAGAGTACTTCTGCGAGAGAGACAGGATTTCATGTCGAATATCTTCCATCTCTGCCTCATGCTCCTTGTGAATGGCACCAATGTCGTGTCCTGACTGCATCTTCCTAATGAACTCCTCCTTGAACTTGGCTATCTCTCTCTGAACCTCAGCCTCATGTGCTTTCCTCATAGCATCCAGGGCAGCCAGGGTAGCCTGTGTCTCTTCAGCCAGTGCTTGTTCCTTTTCTGCCTGTAATGCTGCCAGTTCCCTCCTGTGCTTTTCCTCCAATTCCGCTAACATGCGTTTGTTAGAGTTCTCCATAGCTCCCAGACCTTTCTCACACAGACCCTAAAGACACAATTACAGTAACAATGAGACATTTGCAAATGTGCCTTCAAAATAAATATCTCATCTTCACACCAGATCTATACTTACTGATACATATGTGGATTGGTCAGCATACACTTACCCTGAGATGCTCTATTTCCACCTGGTATCTCTGCCTGACTTTCTCCTCACACATGTCTGGCTGACTTCCAATGGACTCTTCATATTGTTGCTTGAGAGCAGAGATCTGGGCCTCATAGCCCTCCTCCAGCAGGCACAGACGTCGTTTGAGTTCAGTtaattcatcatcactatcccgtGTTGGAGGTTCGTGTCTTGACTGTTCCCGCAGCCTTGACAGTTCTTCCTCATGCTGGGACTGGAGAGCTGACATTGCTATTTTGTGGTCTTTTTCCAGAGCCTGAAACATATATGATGGCACTTTAGTAAAAAGggaatgtgggtgggtgggtgcattcatgcatgtgtgtatgtgtgtatgtgtgtatgtgtgtatgtgtgtgtgtgtgtgtgtgtgtgtgtgtgtgtgtgtgtgtgtgagtgcgtgagtgagtgagtgagtgagtgagtgagtgagtgagtgagtgagagtgagagtgagagtgagagtgagagtgagagtgagagtgagagtgagagtgagagtgagagtgagagtgaatgtgagtgtgagtgtgagtgtgagtgtgagtgtgagtgagtgtgtgtgagcgtgagtgtgagtgtgagtgtgtgagtgtgtgagtgtgtgagtgtgtatgtgtgtgagtgtgtgtgtatgtgtgtgtgtgtgtgtgtttgtgtgtgtgtgtgtgtgtgtgtgtgtgtgtgtgtgtgtgtgtgtgtgtgtgtgtgtgtgtgtgtgtgtgtgtgtgtgtgtgtgagtgtgtgtaagtgcgagtgtgagtgtgagtgtgagtgtgagtgagtgtgtgagtgtgagtgtgagtgtgagtgtgagtgtgagtgtgagtgtgtgtgagtgtgagtgtgtgagtgtgagtgtgagtgagtgtgagtgtgagtgtgagtgtgagtgtgtgtgtgtgtgtgtgtgtgtgtgtgtgtgtgtgtgtgtgtgtgtgtgagtgtgtgtgtgtgtgtgcgtgtgcgtgtgcgagtgcgagtgcgagtgcgagtgtgagtgtgagtgtgtgagtgagtgagtgagtgagtgtgagtgagtgagtgagtgtgagtgagtgtgagtgtgagtgagtgtgagtgtgagtgtgagtgtgtgtgtgtgtttgtgtgtgtgtgtgtgtgtgtgtgtgtgtgtgtgtgtgtgtgtgtgtgtgtgtgtgcgtgtgcgagtgtgagtgtgagtgtgtgagtgtgtgagtgagtgagtgagtgagtgagtgagtgagtgagtgagtgagtgagtgagtgagtgtgagtgagtgagtgagtgagtgagtgagtgagtgagtgagtgagtggtgaatgaatgagtgagtgagtgagtgagtgagtgagtgagtgagtgagtgagtgagtgagtgagtgagtgagtgagtgagtgagtgaatgagtgagtgtgagtgtgagtgtgagtgtgagtgtgtgtgagtgtgggtgtgtgtgtgagtgtgagagtgagtgtctgtgtgagtgcgagtgtgtgagtgcgagtgtgtgagtgcgagtgtgtgtgtgtgtgtgtgtgtgtgtgtgtgtgtgtgtgtgagtgagtgagtgagtgagtgagtgagtgagtgagtgagtgagtgagtgagtgagtgagtgagtgagtgagtgagtgagtgcgtgtgtgtgtgtttgcttatatagaTGTTTCTTttcatacatgtaaatgtacacattcataagcatgtatgtgtacatttgagTACATGTGACTtcagatgggtgggtgggtgagtatgtgggggtatgggtgtgggtattcactatgtgcatgagtgtgtgtgcatgtatacatgagtGGGCCCATGAGTGAGGTGGGTGGCTGTATGTGGATAGGGGTATTTGCATCTATGCATATCCTGATTCAActgtgcaactgtgtgtgtgtatatgcatatgtctgcTCATGTAGACATTTATTTTCACAAGTGTAAATGAACAcatgagagagtaaaagaaagaaaagagaaacggacaATAACTAACCTTGAGAGTGTTGAGATACTCAATGCACTGTTTacattctgcttctctctccttcacacgcTTAGAATCCAAGTTCTTCTTGAGCTTAGCAACCTCTTGCCGCAGTTCTTCGCACTGGCGGCATCCGTCTGCCATACCAGTGATGTCTGAAGCTCTGCGTGACCTACGTgatgtctcactctttctcttggccTTGGGGGAAGGTGGCATCTTGGTGGGTGATGACGACTGAGAAAGACTAGGACTTAACTCATTATCGCCTTCCTTCCCAAAGTCTGTAGGATGTGACTTGAGGGAAGATGGGCTGGCTTCTGGCCTGACCTGACTGGCTGCTTGGAGGACAAGCTTGGTCAGTTCAGAGTTCCCCTGAGCTGACATTTTGTTAAACAGGAAGGCAAATTCTGCCTGATCAAGAGCAGGCTGCACCAGACTCTCTAGGGAGGAATCACAACCACCCAGGAACATAAGGAGGTGAGCCTCACTGGCTACAACATCACTAGCAGAACCTATCATGTCTCTGTTTTCCTCCACTATGTTGAGATGTTCACAAGTGGATGTTGTTGTATCTCCTTCACTCTGCACCACTGCTAACTGACCATCAATGACTGCCTTTTGTGCCACAACTGCAGCAAACTCTGATAGTACCATATCTATGGTAGCTGTTACTGAATTGATAACTGCAGTGTCACCTGCTCTATACTGTGCCAGTACTGCCTCATACTTGTTACTAAGAGTGAAAACGGCCTCCTCCATTTCCTGCCGCAGAGACTCATCAGCAGCTGTGTGGCAGCGCTCAAGCGTGGCAGCCGTGACCTGCGTCATTGCTTCAGGTGATGTCTCTGAAGGCGAGATAAGGTGACTGAGCCTCATGAGGGAATGTGCTGCCTCAATGTTAACCAATTCCTGGTTAACCAACTCCTGTGCCATCGACCAAACCTCTCGCATCCGCACCTCTTCCAGTAACACAGAATCATCGTGAGGAGGTCCTGATCCAGTCACAGTCTCCCTGGCCATCACCACAGCAACTTCATGAAGCTTGCCCTCTTTGTACTGCGTTACCAAGTTGGCCAACGACCTCTCACGTTCCAGGAGCCGACTCTGTAGATCACGGCATGTCTCCCCCAGGATGGCAGGAGGAGTTGTGTTagtccctctacctcctccaggCTGGGGTCCAACACTCATTGCAATCTCTCCCTGCACAACAAGCTTTTCTGCCAGCAGGCTCGTGTAGAAGTCAAGCGGTGCCATTGTCTCCATGTCAAAATCAGGATTGGTGAGTTTCTTCTCCAGGAATGATAACTTGCGGTGAGCCTCAATCAGCTCCTGCAACTTGACTGATGCTTCGTACATATGGGGCCTCTGGGCTGCCTGTACCACCTGTGAAACCTGTGTCATTACCAGAGTTTCATAGGCAAGTCGCTCCGCAAACAGTTTCAACTGCATGTCTCGGGTCCACTTTCCCGTTGCCTGCAGAAATGGAACACATTAAAATCAAATTGTTTTCACAACCAgtttatatacaatacacacatggggaaattaagataaaaattgtataaatacatctatttatgtacatacagaatggtacatatatagatacactatttctatttgtctatcttcctatgtgttttaatatatttacCTTCAGATGGTCTCGACGATTGTTAAGATCCGTCAACTTGTCCCTGAGCATATCTTGTAAACGTAACACCAACGGACGCAACCGATCAGTCTGAGCCTGATCAGGTGGGGAATGGCGGAGCTGAGTCAACCGAACAGCAGTATTCAATCTCTGCAGGAGAGATGAGATTCCTGGGGCCCCGCAAGAACATATACACTCCACTGACCCTGCCCAAGCCACACACTCTCCAAGCTGAAAGGTATGCATTTGTTAATATAACATTACCAGGGCATATTGCTGCTTAAAAGTGAAACCATGAACTACAGATGAGGCTTTACAAATCTTCTTGGAACTCTATAAGAGTCTTTAAAATAAAGAGCTGACTATTCCACTACTATAAAATATTCAATTACATAACCTGGTATACTTCACAgaatttatcattactaattacaACACTCATTAGCTTTATAGCCTGAACTAGCAAAAATAATTTCAAAGATATTTACTTGCAACTGCAGAGTAGACAAGACTTTCTCTAAAGCTGCTAATTTTTCCCGCAGTGATTTGGTCTCTGAATCAGATCGACTTATTTTAACAGTCTTCTCTGGAGTGGCTCTGGGTGACCGCAGTGTCTTGCGAGGAACTGAAGGTGATCGCATGGGAGATCTGAAATCAATAATACAACCATTTACATGAAGAGAAAGTTTCAACACTCAATTCACAATTGACTCATAATGGCCATTATTATAGATAATTAAAACATTCtttcaaaccaaaaaaaaagacataaagagaACCCAAAAAAAAGTTACCTCAGTGGTGAAACTGGGTGTGTGGGAGACCTAGGTCGTGGCTCCTTCTTTGGAGTATGTGAAGGCGTTGGAATGGCCTCTCCCGTGATGTTAGAAACCTGTGCAGTTTTAGAGTAACATATCCATATAAAGGGAAGTAAATAACTGATTGTATTTCGTTCTAGAAAAATGATGCCACTGTATTCAAAGATAAAGCAGTATTGTAATATAAGAACCtcatgagtttgtttgtttttagtcatTTATATTATTCTAGCAGCATCTTGAATTACCTTATATTAGATAACCATTGAGTTTAACAAACCAAAGATAACCATAGTCAAATTGGCCTACCTTTGACTCCAGAGCATTGAGGCGCACAATGGCTTTCATGGCCTCTGAACTCCCAGGACTGTCCAGAGATTTTCTACGCAGTCGTGACGACTTGGTGGAATCATCAAAACTCTTTGATCTCTTTGGTACTTTGGTATCTTTcgtctcaccctttccctccttcacttctcctTCCACCTACAGAAACACAGTTTTCAACTCTCTATACTTCTGATTTGACATGCAGTAAGTTTATAATTTTGTACAAGGTGTGACATTTCCCTTCACATTGCTAAGAACTTACCTCTGGAGAACAGCTGCCTTCCTCATTCTGAAGCAGCTGCTCAATCTTTGCTTCCAACTGAGACAACTTCAGCTCCATATCctttgagagagtgaaagactcGCGGCCCTTCAAGCTCTGGGTCCGTCTGCGGTCACGGCTTTCTGCTCGGCTGATCTTCTGCTTCAGAAGGCGAACCTGAAGACGTCGGCCAAAATCAGTGAAATTTATAAGGAAATACAGAGTAAATaggacacatctatctatattaacTTTTGGAAAGAAGTTATCATAAATgatggatgagagaagagagacactaatggggaataaagaaagaaatgagaaatataataCACACCTGCTTCTCAGAGGCAGTTAGCTTATTAGTCAGATCTTGTATCCTGCAAGTCATGAGATTCAGCTGAGAATTGAAGTCGCCTTCACTTCCCTTCAGGTCCTGACGCAGCTTCAGATTTGACAGCTCAATGTCGTCATGCTGGTTCTGAATATCACGAATCTCCTTCTTCAGTGCCTTGATCTCATTCACAGCCTTCTCAAACCGAAGCTGAAGTTCAGTGAACTGATCTACTAACCTGCAGGAATATTTGAATACCATAAAGATTTGCACTTCCACATTCACAttcaaaaaacaataattatcatattttttccacACAAAAATGTAATGTAGATAAAGGTTAGAACACAGAGAAGATACTAAAATTAAAAGCAAAACTTACTGCTCCTTATCAAGGTCCTCTGGATCTTGAGTAAGGTCGAAGTTTGTGAGGTCAGTGATGGACTCAATACGTGGAAGGTTCTTTCTTGAAGAAAATCTCTCACGACTGCTAGATATGGAGAGACTTGAAGATGCTCTTCTAGCCTATGAAGCATGAAAAAGAGAACAGTAAAACAGACCAATATATtagacaatatacatatatactgacaatGCCTACATTACATAATATGTACTAATATATTTTAATCTATTGTTTATTTCAACTATTAAAGGCTCTTCAAGAAAGCAAATCTTACAGTTTGGGCAATAAACACTAATTACATATTATCTCAATTATAAATATCTCAAATTAAACATTTCAGCTCACCTGATCTTGCaaatctctctctaattcacgGATTCTGCCACAAAGAGCTTCATTCTCCTCAATCCCTCTGTGCAAGCGGTCTGCTGTATGGTCCAGCTCCTTCTGCGTTTCCTTGAGGGAGTCACGCAGGGTATCAACCTGTTGCATGAATGGGACATGAATTTCATGAGGTTTGTGCAAAACTTATTTTTTGTGACCCTGAAAAATATTTGTTCATACAGAATACCTTGGTATGATGGCTTTGGTTGTGATAGTTGTAGATGGCTTATTTTCATcttgataaatattatatatttagtaatGTAGAAGTCAGAATTTAGTTAATTAGAAACACATCTTGTACAATTCCTTGTATTACTATTCATAAAAGATGTAATACTGAACCACTTCCTTTCATCCCATTCATATAATGAATGTGCTATAACTTGCTCCCTTATATGCGCAACTGAGTTAAAGAAGTTTATAAAAAATGAGAagcaaaatacaaataattataaaagttttAAATTCAGTATATTAGTATACTGCTGATTTCACTGAGCACCAAAAGCCCCACAACATCCAAACTCAATATGatttcttcccattccttttaGGAGCAATATTACAATTCTTACCACAAAAGCTCCCAGCAGAGTCTCTTTTCCTTGCAAAATAAATTTAAACTATTTTGTTTACCTGAAAAACCATTACCATAAGCTATTAAGTCTATAAACTACAAATCTTGTTAGAGA of the Penaeus chinensis breed Huanghai No. 1 chromosome 27, ASM1920278v2, whole genome shotgun sequence genome contains:
- the LOC125039471 gene encoding protein MLP1 homolog isoform X16, producing the protein MNRVLEVSQAEDVTGNQFSLAITAPDRVTFIKGTCREESRWWMDVLSVFPRSQKQQGRHKRNATFPGIKTTTVLKQNMVSHSPSPSLAPTTFETPIGQRVRFLSCTTDPLGSRPPSAPALDMEEDVFPTKDSSASGTHIPPSSTSQAPTPTPLYHSTPLSSLPPPTRILRDEHKENTPPYAEDYTDNPPTSESPPTQDKLSHKFRTRRAIKREVRGLTQPRSKSEVTAMFPANLPSSVSPLRHGSTATTGHTTASLYSSTGSIATSAYSTPEGSHSTLSPAHSAVVDAISAPEPRTVRRATITLTSSLSSLNSLTSSSSSSSSSSSSSAGSSVGVSSSLSSSLGGIGSSGGDGGGGVGTPSFRSLDSGVHVPTRPHARTAPDKPGEVTRQLLLSDLEESKREEKLKDIADSITRLRGSSSLSYLSSKQSGLGDVKPTRERDAQDETDAAPEVSKTSSEETAEPSHPDHQVRGDPDGCGLEVSPPYTVNPDLQRVDLPAEDLLYIKKGWLMKQSLNHDWIKYWFVLRGTGLMFYRDPTAEDNGILDGIIDLSVAKSIEECDVARNYGFMILTWEEKKYVFSAVTSGIRGNWVQALRNAANLKESKDRPLTLGEQIEREIVAKRDRHNSQSSTFESMAAERDQGNDIHNDSISSANSRYVFSSDDEYRTASETSGGIRIQNKEDNFKCERARSRSNSRTRSSKRSRSSPPTSRRNTRDDFPSISKDEVLTSCYSESGSLHSISDLDAQHRPEKDSSATTLTGSGDALLVDLLETQVESLKAKLEQTQADYLELHKENSGLKTRLRNGGRASPSNTATGAHHHHLHHHHSELDLFHQSPPIRSRAKLELSLADSRNTIASLTADLTRLRKKLEVCEGDLDRSEREVDKLRRDKEEMSSDAQSLRHRVASLENQVKELLDRVEEQEHDLSEKASCANQLNELRKKYSELQEQLSCQSGVVDWKHRYDLLEKKLLREREEWQLKYKEVTSAQASRHDESVRTLTRSLQEAENRIQGLVTELECERASGANAPTRIPRAMEKAGLKRENQELTTQIEHLTNELARMRENLKSEKSEVYKWKDLVKELRSLLDGKNDEIERKRDEVKEAHARESSSTPSLAPGIHPQGTTTSEPPIIVVDTLRDSLKETQKELDHTADRLHRGIEENEALCGRIRELERDLQDQARRASSSLSISSSRERFSSRKNLPRIESITDLTNFDLTQDPEDLDKEQLVDQFTELQLRFEKAVNEIKALKKEIRDIQNQHDDIELSNLKLRQDLKGSEGDFNSQLNLMTCRIQDLTNKLTASEKQVRLLKQKISRAESRDRRRTQSLKGRESFTLSKDMELKLSQLEAKIEQLLQNEEGSCSPEVEGEVKEGKGETKDTKVPKRSKSFDDSTKSSRLRRKSLDSPGSSEAMKAIVRLNALESKVSNITGEAIPTPSHTPKKEPRPRSPTHPVSPLRSPMRSPSVPRKTLRSPRATPEKTVKISRSDSETKSLREKLAALEKVLSTLQLQLGECVAWAGSVECICSCGAPGISSLLQRLNTAVRLTQLRHSPPDQAQTDRLRPLVLRLQDMLRDKLTDLNNRRDHLKATGKWTRDMQLKLFAERLAYETLVMTQVSQVVQAAQRPHMYEASVKLQELIEAHRKLSFLEKKLTNPDFDMETMAPLDFYTSLLAEKLVVQGEIAMSVGPQPGGGRGTNTTPPAILGETCRDLQSRLLERERSLANLVTQYKEGKLHEVAVVMARETVTGSGPPHDDSVLLEEVRMREVWSMAQELVNQELVNIEAAHSLMRLSHLISPSETSPEAMTQVTAATLERCHTAADESLRQEMEEAVFTLSNKYEAVLAQYRAGDTAVINSVTATIDMVLSEFAAVVAQKAVIDGQLAVVQSEGDTTTSTCEHLNIVEENRDMIGSASDVVASEAHLLMFLGGCDSSLESLVQPALDQAEFAFLFNKMSAQGNSELTKLVLQAASQVRPEASPSSLKSHPTDFGKEGDNELSPSLSQSSSPTKMPPSPKAKRKSETSRRSRRASDITGMADGCRQCEELRQEVAKLKKNLDSKRVKEREAECKQCIEYLNTLKALEKDHKIAMSALQSQHEEELSRLREQSRHEPPTRDSDDELTELKRRLCLLEEGYEAQISALKQQYEESIGSQPDMCEEKVRQRYQVEIEHLRGLCEKGLGAMENSNKRMLAELEEKHRRELAALQAEKEQALAEETQATLAALDAMRKAHEAEVQREIAKFKEEFIRKMQSGHDIGAIHKEHEAEMEDIRHEILSLSQKYSIKCLESAALEEKVDSLSKQLSDTSKQVLELEARNKQLKVHLTAQVSQLQAKDDCGRDLSTQLRLRESELALCNEEIARLTQQLQQAHSS